The DNA window CGCTCAATCAGTTTGTTTAACGTCCGTGTCATTCTTTTTCACTTGACTCCCAGTACCAGCTACTCGCTTTACGCCCAGCCAGTCCAGAGATTTGGCCAATGGATGATCTTGGTGTTTTTTCGTTCTTAGATGGGAAATCAACGCCTTTCGGTCAGAAAATTCTTTGCCGCAGATCGGGCATCGGAGAGCTTTGCCGTGCTCATGTTCCAGAACGTGAATTTTGTACATCGATTTCTTTTTGTAAACTGCACCGCATACCTCGCAGCGAAATTCCTTGGGGAAATGGACCGTATTCATGTGAGGTGAAATGTACTTGACAATGTCCCCACACAAATTGCATTTCTTTAGTCTATTCTCCGATTTGTTATCTTCTGCTTCTACTAAAGTGTAGAAATTTTTCCAATCGGACGAGAATGTCCCATTAGGATCTTGCTCGTGTTTCTTCAGGTGGTAACGGAGGGAAATCTCCGAAGGATaactgcaaaaaaatatttccatatAATCTTTAAGAGTGTAGAATAACAAAACAGGAAGACAAACCTCCTATCGCAGTATTCACATCTCACTTCCTTGGTCGAATGCATCGTCTTGATGTGCACCTGGACTGAGCCCAATGAACATAGCTTTTTTTGACACAAGTGACATTCATACTTCTTTAGCTTCTTGTGCTTCTGATCGATATGTTGAAGGAGTTTCTGTTTTGCAACGAATAATTTACCGCAAAACTCACAAGCTGACCCACTGATGTGTAGTCGCATGTGTTGTTTCAGAGATGACTTCGAAGTGCAAACCTTACCGCACTGCTCACATGTTGATGGACATGGAGCATTTTCGCCAAGATGATACGCTTGTACATGCGTATCGATTGCCTTTTTGTCGCTATACCGCCTATCGCAATGTGGACACTTGTGCGGGTTCTCGTGCATTCGTTTGTGAATGTTCAGCGTCGTCACTTTGTTAATGACAATGGTCTCCACGACGCACTCGGTACAAGTATAAGGCACTTTATCCAAGTGAGAGTCGAGGTGAGTTAGTAAAGCACCAGGCGTCCCCAGTGAGTCAGATTTACAAATGTAGCATTTGAAGTCATTCATTCGAGGGCCATTCGGATCCCTAAATCGAGTTCTGGGGCGTCCTTTTCGAACCATCTCAGTACCGGCTTTACGATTTCTTTTTCGATTTCGCTTTTTTAGAACAGGTTTTTCTTCGAGTGAACCATCTGATTGATTGTCGGGTTCCGGCGGTAGCCATATTTCATCAACCTTTTCGTCGTCTGGCTCTAGCTTATCAACTTCTTGGATTTCTTCGATGGTTTGGTTGAGGTATTCCTCAGCGATGATGTCAAATTGCCTAAACAAATGTTTTTGGTCTCCTTTTAAAATTATATGATCTGAACTTAAATGCATACTAACCATG is part of the Topomyia yanbarensis strain Yona2022 chromosome 1, ASM3024719v1, whole genome shotgun sequence genome and encodes:
- the LOC131677516 gene encoding zinc finger protein 182-like isoform X3, yielding MHETINAFQENDRMLRLQQLSQVDIKEEIFDTEETEQALADAWQFDIIAEEYLNQTIEEIQEVDKLEPDDEKVDEIWLPPEPDNQSDGSLEEKPVLKKRNRKRNRKAGTEMVRKGRPRTRFRDPNGPRMNDFKCYICKSDSLGTPGALLTHLDSHLDKVPYTCTECVVETIVINKVTTLNIHKRMHENPHKCPHCDRRYSDKKAIDTHVQAYHLGENAPCPSTCEQCGKVCTSKSSLKQHMRLHISGSACEFCGKLFVAKQKLLQHIDQKHKKLKKYECHLCQKKLCSLGSVQVHIKTMHSTKEVRCEYCDRSYPSEISLRYHLKKHEQDPNGTFSSDWKNFYTLVEAEDNKSENRLKKCNLCGDIVKYISPHMNTVHFPKEFRCEVCGAVYKKKSMYKIHVLEHEHGKALRCPICGKEFSDRKALISHLRTKKHQDHPLAKSLDWLGVKRVAGTGSQVKKNDTDVKQTD
- the LOC131677516 gene encoding zinc finger protein 26-like isoform X1, translated to MDFEKICRLCCKSKCRLYPIDLSHGDNKLTQMFNDVLRIEISTNDGLPQKICKHCLATLTKMHETINAFQENDRMLRLQQLSQVDIKEEIFDTEETEQALADAWQFDIIAEEYLNQTIEEIQEVDKLEPDDEKVDEIWLPPEPDNQSDGSLEEKPVLKKRNRKRNRKAGTEMVRKGRPRTRFRDPNGPRMNDFKCYICKSDSLGTPGALLTHLDSHLDKVPYTCTECVVETIVINKVTTLNIHKRMHENPHKCPHCDRRYSDKKAIDTHVQAYHLGENAPCPSTCEQCGKVCTSKSSLKQHMRLHISGSACEFCGKLFVAKQKLLQHIDQKHKKLKKYECHLCQKKLCSLGSVQVHIKTMHSTKEVRCEYCDRSYPSEISLRYHLKKHEQDPNGTFSSDWKNFYTLVEAEDNKSENRLKKCNLCGDIVKYISPHMNTVHFPKEFRCEVCGAVYKKKSMYKIHVLEHEHGKALRCPICGKEFSDRKALISHLRTKKHQDHPLAKSLDWLGVKRVAGTGSQVKKNDTDVKQTD
- the LOC131677516 gene encoding zinc finger protein 182-like isoform X2, which translates into the protein MVLNGSQSFVISTNDGLPQKICKHCLATLTKMHETINAFQENDRMLRLQQLSQVDIKEEIFDTEETEQALADAWQFDIIAEEYLNQTIEEIQEVDKLEPDDEKVDEIWLPPEPDNQSDGSLEEKPVLKKRNRKRNRKAGTEMVRKGRPRTRFRDPNGPRMNDFKCYICKSDSLGTPGALLTHLDSHLDKVPYTCTECVVETIVINKVTTLNIHKRMHENPHKCPHCDRRYSDKKAIDTHVQAYHLGENAPCPSTCEQCGKVCTSKSSLKQHMRLHISGSACEFCGKLFVAKQKLLQHIDQKHKKLKKYECHLCQKKLCSLGSVQVHIKTMHSTKEVRCEYCDRSYPSEISLRYHLKKHEQDPNGTFSSDWKNFYTLVEAEDNKSENRLKKCNLCGDIVKYISPHMNTVHFPKEFRCEVCGAVYKKKSMYKIHVLEHEHGKALRCPICGKEFSDRKALISHLRTKKHQDHPLAKSLDWLGVKRVAGTGSQVKKNDTDVKQTD